From the genome of Salmonella enterica subsp. houtenae serovar Houten:
TAACCAGGCGCGCGTCTGACACGGACCAACGGTAGCAAGTCTTGCTCCAACATTTGGTCGCGGTGCGATGACCAACCACTGGGTGGATATTAAAAACGCCAACGTCGTGATGGTGATGGGCGGCAATGCCGCAGAAGCGCATCCGGTGGGTTTCCGCTGGGCGATGGAGGCGAAAAATAATAACGATGCGACGCTAATTGTCGTTGATCCACGCTTTACGCGTACGGCGTCGGTGGCGGATATCTATGCGCCAATACGTTCCGGTACGGACATTACCTTTCTGTCCGGCGTTTTGCTGTACCTGATCGAAAATAACAAAATCAACGCTGAATACGTTAAGCATTACACCAACGCCAGCCTGCTGGTGCGGGATGATTTTGCTTTTGATGACGGCCTTTTCAGCGGCTATGACGCCCAAAAGCGTCAGTACGATAAATCCTCCTGGAACTACCAGTTCGATGAAAACGGCTATGCCAAACGTGATGACACGTTGACGCACCCACGCTGTGTGTGGAATCTGCTGAAACAGCACGTTTCGCGCTATACGCCGGACGTCGTGGAAAACATCTGCGGTACGCCGAAAGCGGACTTCCTGAAGGTGTGTGAGGTGTTGGCTTCTACCAGCGTTCCGGATCGCACTACCACCTTCCTGTATGCGCTGGGCTGGACGCAACATACCGTTGGGGCGCAGAACATCCGTACCATGGCGATGATCCAGTTGCTGCTTGGCAATATGGGGATGGCTGGCGGCGGTGTGAACGCCTTGCGCGGCCACTCGAATATTCAGGGCTTAACGGATTTAGGATTGCTCTCCACCAGCCTGCCCGGTTATCTGACGCTGCCATCGGAAAAACAGGCCGATCTGCAAACTTATCTGGCAGCGAATACCCCCAAAGCGACGCTGGCCGATCAGGTCAACTACTGGGGTAATTATCCTAAGTTCTTTGTCAGCCTGATGAAATCTTTCTATGGCGATGCGGCGCAGAAAGAGAATGACTGGGGTTTTGCCTGGCTGCCTAAGTGGGATCAGTCCTATGACGTGATCAAATACTTCAACATGATGGATAGCGGGAAAGTCACCGGCTATTTCTGTCAGGGCTTTAATCCGGTGGCGTCTTTCCCGGACAAAAACAAAGTGGTGCAAAGCTTAAGCAAACTGAAGTATCTGGTCGTTATCGATCCGCTGGTGACTGAAACCTCAACGTTCTGGCAGAACCACGGCGAATCTAATGATGTCGATCCGACAACGATTCAGACCGAAGTCTTCCGTCTGCCGTCTACCTGTTTTGCGGAGGAGGATGGCTCTATCGCTAACTCCGGTCGCTGGCTACAGTGGCACTGGAAAGGTCAGGACGCGCCGGGCGAAGCGCGTAACGACGGCGAGATTCTGGCCGGTATTTACCATCGTCTGCGTGAAATGTATCGCGCAGAAGGCGGTAAAGGCGCCGAACCATTACTGAAGATGAGCTGGAACTACAAGCAACCGGATGAACCGCATTCGGAAGAAGTGGCGAAAGAGAACAACGGTTATGCGCTGGAAGATCTCTATGACGCCAACGGTATGCTGCTTGCCAGGAAGGGCCAGTTGTTGAATAGCTTTGCCCTACTGCGCGATGACGGTACGACATCCTCCTCCTGCTGGATTTATACCGGTAGCTGGACGGAGCAGGGCAATCAGATGGCCAGGCGTGATAACGCCGACCCGTCAGGGCTTGGCAATACACTGGGCTGGGCGTGGGCATGGCCGCTAAACCGTCGTGTATTGTATAACCGCGCCTCGGCGGACCCGCAGGGCAAACCGTGGGATGCGAAACGGATGCTGATCCAGTGGAACGGCGCGAAGTGGACGGGGAACGATATTCCGGACTTTAACAACGCGGCGCCGGGTAGCGGGACCAATCCGTTTATCATGCAGCCGGAAGGGCTGGGACGTCTGTTTGCTATTGATAAGATGGCGGAAGGCCCGTTCCCGGAACACTACGAGCCGATGGAAACGCCGCTGGGCACTAACCCGCTGCACCCGAATGTGGTCTCGAACCCGGCTGCGCGTCTGTATGAAGAAGATGCGCTGCGCATGGGTAAAAAGGAGCAGTTTCCATACGTGGGTACGACTTACCGCCTCACAGAGCATTTCCATACCTGGACCAAACATGCGCTACTTAACGCTATCGCTCAGCCGGAACAGTTTGTGGAGATCAGTGAGACGCTGGCGGCAGCGAAAGGTATTGCTAACGGCGACTATGTCAAAGTGAGCAGTAAACGCGGGTTTATTCGCGCGGTCGCGGTGGTAACTCGCCGTATTCGCACGCTGCATGTCAACGGTCAGCAGGTTGAAACGGTGGGGATCCCGATTCACTGGGGCTTTGAGGGTGTCGCGCGCAAAGGCTACATCGCCAATACTCTGACGCCAAATGTCGGTGATGCAAACTCGCAAACGCCGGAATACAAAGCGTTTTTAGTCAACATCGAGAAGGCGTAAGGGAGGCGAACATATGTCTATGGAAACGCAGGACATTATTAAACGGTCCGCAACAAACGCCATCACGCCGCCGCCGCAGGCGCGTGATTACAAAGCCGAAGTCGCGAAACTGATCGACGTCTCCTCCTGTGTCGGCTGTAAAGCCTGCCAGGTAGCCTGTTCTGAATGGAACGATATTCGCGATAACGTTGGCCATTGTGTCGGGGTGTACGATAACCCTGCCGATCTCAGCGCCAAGTCCTGGACGGTGATGCGCTTTACCGAAACCGAGCAGAACGGCAAGCTGGAGTGGCTGATTCGTAAAGATGGTTGTATGCACTGTGAAGATCCGGGCTGTCTTAAAGCCTGTCCATCTGCCGGGGCTATCATCCAGTACGCGAACGGGATTGTTGATTTTCAATCTGAACACTGTATCGGCTGTGGTTACTGTATCGCCGGGTGTCCGTTTAATATTCCGCGCCTCAACAAAGAGGATAACCGCGTTTATAAATGTACGCTTTGCGTCGATCGCGTTAGCGTGGGCCAGGAACCGGCCTGCGTCAAAACTTGTCCGACCGGGGCTATTCACTTCGGCACCAAAAAAGAGATGCTGGAACTGGGCGAGCAACGCGTGGAGAAGTTAAAAGCGCGCGGTTTTGAACATGCCGGTATCTACAACCCGCAGGGTGTCGGCGGTACGCACGTCATGTATGTGCTGCACCATGCCAATCAGCCGGAGTTGTACCACGGCTTGCCGAAAGATCCGCAGATCGACACCTCAATCAATCTGTGGAAAGGGGCGCTAAAACCGCTGGCCGCAGCGGGCTTTATCGCCACTTTCGCCGGTCTGATTTACCACTATATCGGTATTGGCCCGAATAAAGAAACGGACGACGATGAGGAGGATCATCATGAGTAAGTCGAAAATGATTGTGCGCACGAAATTTGTCGACCGCGCCTGTCACTGGACGGTGGTGATCTGCTTCTTCCTGGTGGCGCTGTCGGGGATTTCGTTTTTCTTCCCGACGCTACAATGGTTGACGCAAACCTTCGGCACGCCGCAGATGGGGCGTATTTTGCACCCGTTCTTCGGTATTGCCATCTTCATCGCGCTGATGTTTATGTTCGTGCGTTTCGTCCACCACAACATCCCGGATAAAAAAGATATTCCGTGGCTGAAAAATAT
Proteins encoded in this window:
- the fdnH gene encoding formate dehydrogenase, nitrate-inducible,iron-sulfur subunit; its protein translation is MSMETQDIIKRSATNAITPPPQARDYKAEVAKLIDVSSCVGCKACQVACSEWNDIRDNVGHCVGVYDNPADLSAKSWTVMRFTETEQNGKLEWLIRKDGCMHCEDPGCLKACPSAGAIIQYANGIVDFQSEHCIGCGYCIAGCPFNIPRLNKEDNRVYKCTLCVDRVSVGQEPACVKTCPTGAIHFGTKKEMLELGEQRVEKLKARGFEHAGIYNPQGVGGTHVMYVLHHANQPELYHGLPKDPQIDTSINLWKGALKPLAAAGFIATFAGLIYHYIGIGPNKETDDDEEDHHE